One segment of Panicum virgatum strain AP13 chromosome 1K, P.virgatum_v5, whole genome shotgun sequence DNA contains the following:
- the LOC120688327 gene encoding probable LRR receptor-like serine/threonine-protein kinase At3g47570, which translates to MTRSSVSCPKFIPLLAFFMCSCSLPLATCDDTDKDRLALLCFKSQTYDPTEVLSSWSNTSFNFCNWSGVSCSLQTPLRVTALNLSSQGLSGSMPPCLGNLSSLESLDLSSNKFHGSIPSELGRLNKVIHLNLSINSLDGYIPDALSSCSRLQILGLWENNLQGEIPQSLTQCIHLQKVALNNNKLQGSIPTGFGLLRDLETLNLSNNALTGNIPSLLGSSPSLVYLDLGANQLTGEIPEFLANSSSLQVLRLMQNSLTGKIPPSLFNTSTLTTIYLQSNNFVGPIPTVTGTSAPIEKLSLAENSLTGEIPATLGNLSSLIRLSLAVNNLVGSIPESLSNLPSLERLILTFNNLSGPVPQSIFNMSSLKFLEMANNSLTARLPQDIGYRLPNLQSLILSKTQLSGGIPASLVNASKLEMIYLVRTGLSGTVPSFGSLPNLQELDLSYNQLEPGDWSFLSSLANCSQLKWLFLDGNGMRGSLPSSIGNLPSQLEWLWLNQNKFTGGIPMEIGNLRSLKVLYMDLNLFSGSIPPTIGNLSNLLVLSFAQNNLSGYVPDSIGNLDQLTEFYLDGNNFSGNIPESLGQWKQLQKLNVSHNSFDGSIPSEIFNISSLSQSLDLSNNFFTGPIPMEIGGLINLGSISISSNRLTGDIPSTLGKCVLLEFLHMEGNFLTGNIPESLMNLKSIKEMDLSRNKLSGKIPEFLALLSSLQALNLSLNDFEGPVPSSGIFSNSSRVFLKGNHRLCANTPGSSLPLCPELGSKGENKSVVLEIVIPIAVSVLILLLCLVVILVRRRKGEPSLQHSSVHIEKITYADIAKATNGFSQVNLVGLGSFGAVYKGILLSEDDPVAIKVFNLNHHGAPKSFVSECEALRTTRHRNLVKVITLCSTVDPTGSDFKALIFQYMPNGSLEWWLHAKDHGYDEKRFLSLGERINIALDIAYALDYLHNQCAAPIIHCDLKPSNVLLDHEMTAYVSDFGLARFMCTTSTTVPANSTSLANLKGTIGYIPPEYGMGGPISSKGDVYSYGILLLEIFTGRCPTDEKFKDGMSLHRHVATNFPGAIAEILDPTMLQNDIDGRNSEMIQSCVLPMLKLGLLCSMASPRDRLGMAQVSAAILDIKQAFAELYSGGISISDM; encoded by the exons ATGACCCGCTCAAGTGTTTCTTGTCCAAAATTCATTCCACTCCTTGCTTTCTTCATGTGTTCATGTTCCTTGCCACTAGCAACCTGTGATGATACTGATAAAGATCGATTAGCCCTACTCTGCTTCAAGTCTCAAACCTATGACCCTACTGAAGTCTTAAGCTCTTGGAGCAACACATCCTTTAACTTCTGCAATTGGAGCGGAGTTTCATGCAGCTTACAGACTCCACTCCGAGTCACCGCGTTAAATCTCAGCTCTCAAGGTCTTAGTGGCTCAATGCCACCATGCCTGGGAAACCTAAGCTCCCTGGAAAGCCTTGATTTGTCGAGCAACAAATTCCATGGAAGCATCCCATCTGAGCTTGGGCGCCTGAATAAAGTCATCCACCTCAACCTGAGCATCAACTCTCTTGATGGCTACATCCCAGATGCGCTTTCTTCCTGCAGCCGTCTCCAGATCCTAGGCTTATGGGAAAACAACCTCCAAGGTGAGATCCCACAAAGCTTAACCCAATGCATTCATCTCCAGAAAGTTGCGCTCAACAACAATAAGTTGCAAGGAAGCATTCCCACAGGATTTGGGCTGCTTCGTGACCTAGAAACTTTGAATCTCTCCAACAATGCCCTCACAGGCAACATACCTTCATTGCTGGGCAGCAGCCCATCTCTTGTCTATCTTGATCTTGGGGCGAATCAGCTAACAGGAGAAATACCAGAGTTCTTGGCAAATAGCTCATCTCTTCAAGTGCTTAGGCTGATGCAAAATAGCCTTACTGGGAAGATCCCCCCATCGCTCTTCAACACTTCCACTCTGACTACCATTTACCTCCAGAGTAACAACTTTGTTGGTCCCATACCAACCGTCACAGGAACTTCTGCACCTATTGAAAAGCTAAGTCTAGCCGAGAATAGTCTTACAGGTGAGATACCAGCCACACTAGGCAACCTTTCCTCCTTGATTCGTTTGTCGCTTGCAGTAAATAACTTGGTGGGAAGCATTCCAGAAAGCTTAAGTAATCTCCCTTCCCTTGAGAGGCTGATTCTCACATTCAACAACTTGTCTGGACCGGTGCCTCAGTCTATTTTCAACATGTCTTCTTTGAAATTTCTAGAAATGGCCAATAACTCACTCACCGCACGGCTGCCACAAGACATTGGCTACAGGCTTCCAAATTTGCAGAGCTTGATTCTATCAAAAACACAATTGAGTGGGGGAATTCCGGCTTCTCTTGTAAATGCATCCAAACTAGAAATGATTTATCTTGTCAGAACTGGACTCAGTGGGACAGTGCCATCCTTTGGGTCCTTACCAAACCTACAGGAGCTTGATCTTTCCTACAACCAGCTTGAACCAGGTGATTGgagctttctctcatcccttgCAAACTGTTCTCAACTAAAATGGCTATTCTTGGATGGGAATGGTATGCGAGGAAGTTTGCCAAGTTCCATTGGTAACCTTCCCTCGCAACTGGAGTGGCTATGGCTCAATCAAAACAAATTTACTGGAGGAATTCCAATGGAGATAGGAAACCTTAGGAGCCTCAAAGTGTTGTATATGGATCTGAACCTGTTCAGTGGCAGTATACCACCTACCATAGGAAATTTGAGCAATTTATTGGTTCTAAGCTTTGCACAAAATAACCTTTCTGGATATGTTCCGGATTCTATTGGCAACCTTGATCAACTAACTGAGTTTTATCTGGATGGGAACAACTTCAGTGGGAACATACCTGAAAGTTTAGGCCAATGGAAACAATTACAGAAGTTGAATGTCTCTCACAATTCCTTCGACGGAAGCATTCCAAGTGAGATCTTCAATATTTCATCACTTTCACAAAGCTTGGATTTGTCAAACAATTTCTTTACTGGGCCCATACCGATGGAGATCGGCGGACTCATCAATCTTGGAAGCATTAGTATTTCCAGCAACCGTTTGACTGGTGATATTCCATCTACTCTAGGTAAGTGTGTGCTTTTGGAATTTCTTCACATGGAAGGGAATTTTCTCACTGGAAATATTCCAGAATCTCTCATGAACTTGAAAAGCATCAAGGAAATGGATCTCTCTAGAAACAAATTGTCAGGGAAAATTCCAGAGTTCCTCGCCTTGTTGAGTTCTTTGCAGGCACTCAATCTGTCACTAAATGATTTTGAAGGACCAGTACCCTCAAGTGGTATCTTTAGCAATTCCAGCAGAGTATTCCTGAAAGGAAACCACAGGTTATGTGCAAATACTCCAGGGTCAAGCCTGCCCCTTTGTCCAGAATTGGGATCAAAGGGGGAAAACAAATCTGTTGTTTTGGAGATAGTGATCCCGATTGCAGTGTCAGTTTTAATTTTATTGTTATGTCTAGTTGTCATTCTTGTCAGGAGAAGAAAAGGGGAACCAAGTTTGCAGCACTCCAGTGTGCACATAGAGAAAATAACGTATGCAGACATTGCAAAGGCTACAAATGGGTTCTCTCAAGTAAACTTGGTTGGTTTGGGATCCTTCGGTGCTGTTTACAAGGGCATTTTACTTTCTGAGGATGATCCGGTCGCTATTAAGGTTTTTAACCTTAACCACCATGGAGCACCCAAAAGCTTTGTTTCGGAGTGTGAAGCATTAAGAACCACTCGCCACCGGAATCTTGTCAAAGTCATTACTTTATGTTCTACAGTTGATCCCACTGGCTCGGATTTTAAAGCACTTATCTTTCAGTATATGCCTAATGGGAGCCTTGAATGGTGGCTGCACGCCAAGGACCATGGTTATGACGAGAAAAGATTCCTGAGTTTGGGAGAAAGGATTAACATAGCTCTGGACATTGCATATGCTTTAGATTATCTCCATAACCAATGTGCAGCACCAATAATACATTGTGACCTGAAGCCGAGCAATGTCCTATTAGATCATGAAATGACTGCATATGTCAGTGACTTTGGGTTGGCGAGATTCATGTGTACTACTTCAACTACAGTGCCTGCTAATTCTACAAGTTTGGCCAACCTGAAAGGAACCATTGGATATATTCCACCAG AATATGGCATGGGTGGACCAATCTCATCGAAGGGTGATGTATATAGCTATGGAATTCTTTTGCTAGAGATATTCACTGGAAGATGCCCTACTGATGAGAAATTCAAGGATGGCATGAGCCTCCACAGACATGTGGCAACCAATTTTCCTGGTGCCATAGCTGAGATTTTAGACCCTACTATGCTACAAAATGACATAGATGGTAGAAATTCAGAAATGATACAGAGCTGTGTCCTCCCAATGCTAAAGTTGGGCCTCTTGTGCTCCATGGCATCGCCACGAGATCGATTAGGAATGGCACAAGTTTCTGCTGCAATACTCGACATCAAACAAGCGTTTGCTGAGCTTTACAGTGGGGGAATCAGCATAAGTGATATGTAA